A window of Hippoglossus stenolepis isolate QCI-W04-F060 chromosome 18, HSTE1.2, whole genome shotgun sequence contains these coding sequences:
- the dolk gene encoding dolichol kinase, producing the protein MQINPVLVESTVVFAVVLCVHMAVWNQHSWCSIALVIQAFYVQHKWDRLLRSGGAVFQFRPAANSGIVPASMVMPLLGLVLKEKCSDSGNVFFERFSMVVTITGMMLALFLSLIALGITRPVPTNTCVIAGMAGSAILYTTKQTLTVSEVIEVLEVLLIFVYLSLIVLYLLPRCFTPGEALLIVGGISFIVNQLIKRSLNLAEVKGDPVNYFLPVVVVGSLLLGVFFALLFCFMESETWVSSLFFHMMTAVLCLGILMPWLSLFIGRHPIMWLLDFLTLNDRRLCLLGYWVFLAVVATCVVLHQNYQRQSGSKKHQASTVVRKYFHLIVVATYVPGLIYDRQLLHVASVGCLAIFLFLEYVRYFRIRPLGQLLRQLLTLFLDERDSGPLILTHVYLLLGMSLPIWLFPGPCAPKGILPGAGGLVPYAGVLAVGVGDTVASMFGSTMGEIRWPGTKKTMEGTATSVFAQIIAVAMFLIFDGGINLNSTYSWIVGSITLVAMLEAYTFQIDNLLLPLYLFILLLL; encoded by the coding sequence ATGCAGATCAATCCAGTGCTGGTGGAGTCCACCGTGGTTTTTGCCGTGGTGCTATGCGTCCACATGGCGGTCTGGAACCAGCACTCCTGGTGCAGCATAGCCCTCGTCATCCAGGCTTTCTACGTGCAGCACAAATGGGACCGTCTGCTCCGGTCAGGAGGCGCCGTGTTCCAGTTTCGGCCAGCAGCAAATAGCGGCATCGTACCGGCCTCCATGGTGATGCCCTTGCTCGGCCTGGTACTGAAAGAAAAGTGCTCAGACTCAGGGAATGTCTTCTTTGAGCGCTTCTCCATGGTTGTCACCATCACAGGCATGATGCTggctctgtttctctctctgattgCGCTCGGTATCACCAGACCCGTGCCTACAAACACTTGTGTGATCGCAGGCATGGCCGGCAGCGCCATTCTCTACACGACGAAACAGACGCTGACGGTGTCTGAGGTCATCGAGGTGTTAGAGGTACTTCTGATCTTCGTCTATCTCAGCCTGATCGTGCTTTACCTGCTGCCACGCTGCTTCACACCCGGAGAGGCGCTGCTCATTGTCGGTGGAATCAGTTTCATCGTCAACCAGCTCATCAAGCGCTCCCTGAACCTGGCAGAGGTCAAAGGAGATCCAGTGAACTATTTCCtgccggtggtggtggtgggatcGCTGCTGCTGGGTGTTTTCTTCGCACTGCTCTTCTGTTTCATGGAGTCAGAGACCTGGGTGTCCTCGCTTTTCTTCCACATGATGACGGCCGTCCTGTGTCTGGGAATCCTCATGCCGTGGCTCTCCCTGTTCATCGGCCGGCACCCCATCATGTGGCTGCTGGACTTTCTCACGTTAAATGACAGAAGACTCTGTCTGTTGGGGTACTGGGTGTTTCTGGCTGTCGTGGCCACCTGTGTTGTGTTACACCAGAACTACCAGCGCCAGTCTGGGTCCAAGAAGCACCAGGCCTCGACTGTTGTCAGGAAGTACTTCCATCTGATTGTCGTGGCCACGTATGTTCCAGGGCTCATATATGACAGACAGCTGCTTCACGTGGCATCTGTGGGTTGCCTGGCTATTTTCTTGTTCCTGGAGTACGTGCGTTACTTTCGGATCAGGCCACTGGGTCAGCTGCTCAGGCAGCTGCTCACACTGTTCCTGGATGAGCGTGACTCTGGGCCTCTCATCCTGACCCATGTGTACCTGCTGCTGGGCATGTCTCTGCCCATATGGCTGTTCCCTGGGCCCTGTGCCCCTAAGGGGATACTTCCTGGTGCGGGCGGCCTGGTGCCTTACGCAGGCGTGCTGGCTGTCGGGGTCGGAGACACTGTGGCGTCTATGTTCGGCAGCACCATGGGGGAGATTCGCTGGCCTGGCACTAAGAAAACCATGGAGGGGACTGCAACATCTGTGTTTGCCCAAATCATCGCTGTGGCCATGTTTCTCATCTTCGATGGGGGTATCAATTTGAACTCCACCTACTCGTGGATCGTTGGCTCCATAACCCTGGTGGCCATGTTGGAGGCCTACACCTTTCAAATAGACAACCTCCTTCTCCCACTTTACCttttcatcctgctgctgctctga